The Desulfococcus multivorans DNA window GTTTGCATGATAACTATTAGCGTGTTAATGAGAAGCCAATGTCCACACCAATACGAAGGACAATTCAATGCCGTTTCAGGATTGCATCTGTTTCAGATTGGGCAAGGCCGCGCGGAAAGTCACCAAGGCATATCGTGATGAAATTGGCGAATACGGGCTGACGCACGGTCAGTTTTTTTTAATTGTCGCGATCATGGAAGATGAAGGGCTGCTCCCCAGCGAGCTTGCCGAGAAAACCGCCCAGGACCGGCCGACGATCACCGGTCTTCTCGATCGCATGGAAAAAGTCGGATGGGTCGAACGGAAAGCGGATCCGAAGGACCGCCGCTCGTTGCGGATCTATCTGGGTCCTCGCGGGAACGAATTGAGACAACCGCTGTTGAAGCTCTTCGAGGAAACCAATCAAAAATTCATTGATCGCTTCTCTGAAAAGGAATGGCGTCTGATGCAGTCTTTCCTGGTCAGGCTGGAACAATAAACCTGATCGGCGATGCACCCTGCGACAGACCGGGATGAAAGGAGAATTATCATGAACAGGTCTTGGCCGATACAACTGACCGACCATGTGACCGTTTTCGGAAACGAGGATTTTCGACATTATCTGGTCGGTGAATATCAGGATATGCTGATCGAGTGCGGCGTTACGGCCAGTGCTGCCCGGTTTGCAGAGCAGTTGTCGGACGCCGGCCGGGATGCGCCTGACAAGCTGCTGGTGATGCATGCCCACTTCGATCACGTCTGCGGCATTCCCGAGTTGAAGCGCCGTTTTCCCAATGCCGAAGTCCTGGCTTCGTCTGCGGCCGCCAGGGTTCTGGACAACCCGAAAGTGATCGCCGGCTTTTTCGATCAGGACCGGAAGGTCGCGGGGTATCCGGAAACCGGGGCTTCCGGAGCGAATGCCGGCTGCTCGGAGCGGATTGCGGTGGATCGCATCGTCAACGGCGGTGATCGCATCACGCTGAAAGGCGGCGAACATCTGGAACTGATCGCCGCACCGGGCCACAGCCCCTGCGGCCTGGCCGCCTGGTTCGAAAAGGACCGCGTGCTTTTCGTCTCGGATGCGCTCGGGTTTCAGATTTCCGACGACATGATCTTTCCGGTTTTTTTTCACGCTTACCAGGCATATATCGAGACCATCGAACGGCTGGCGAAATACCCGGCCGAGGTCCTGGCATTTCCCCACGAGCGGATCTGGCGCGGAAAAGACGTGAAAGCCGTTTTTGAACGGGCGTTGTCCGCAGCCCGAAATGTCCGCGAGGAGATCGTGTCGGCGGCGGATGAGGGGCGGGACCTCTCCGGGCTCAAGGCGGTGCTCTTCGACCGGTTCTACCGCGGAAAGCTGCAAATCTACACCCCGGAGAACATTCGGCTCTGCGTGGATCTGCTGGTCCGGAGAAGCCTTCAAGACCGGTGAGGTGTCCGTGCAGTCCGGGCCGCTGATCCGCCGCGGCGCTTGAGCGGCACTGAAACTCATTGCTGAAGGGGCGCGGGCGGTTTTTTCCCTTCAGGATTTTCAGGTTCTCCTGTTTTCGCACACCTTGATTATTATATCGGATAGTTATATAGATTCTTCCAGGCTGGCATTTTTCTTGCTGGAGTCATGCTCTGGGTTTTCGTCAAAGACGGGGCAATACGGCACGGACTCGCCGTGCGAACTTTAATACAACTGCTTAGCTCAAGGTGGCAGATGGATAAGACTGAAGACTGAAAGGGCTCAAACACGCCATTCACCACAGACGCAACTCTTCAGTCGTCAGCCTTTCAGAGAAGGATTCAAAAATGATGTTCGATCCACATATTCTCCTGACAGGGGTCGTTGTTTTTCTGGCCAGGATCTGTGATGTTTCCATCGGTACCGTGCGAACCATCGTCACGGTTCAGGGGCGGACGGGTATCGCTTTTACCCTGGCGATTTTTGAAATCACCATATGGGTGACCGTCGCCGGCACGGTGATCAACCAGATCGGGGACAAGCCGCTCCTGGTAATCTTTTACGCCTTCGGATACGCCACCGGCAACGTCGTCGGCATCATTGTGGAGCGTAAACTGGCCTTCGGAACGACGATTCTCAGAATCATCACTCCCAACGCGGGGATGGCCATTGCGTCGCATCTGAGGGATAAAGGCCAACCCGTCACCCTGTTCAAAGGTGAAGGCATGTACGGGCCGGTCGATGTGCTTTATATTGCCTGCCGGCGCCAGGATCTGAAGTGGATCCTGCCCGAGGTGCAGCGCATGGACCCTGAATTGTTCTATGTCATCGAGAAAGTCCGCGACATCAGCAAGGTGCTGAGGCCGGCATCTTCCTTGGTTGGGGGATGGCGGTCGGTCGGCAAGCGCAAATAGACATATCAAAAAACGGCACCGGCTGGGTTTTCGCCGGACAACGCCATGATTAGTATATAGTTTATGCAAGCGGATGACAGCCTGATACGCGTCCTGGCGGCGGCCTTCCGGGAACCGGGTGAAACATTCTTCGCCGTTATAGGTCGATTCAGATTCCATCCACCTGGTAGCGCAGCTTCCTTTCAGAGTTCCTGTCTTCGGGCACACATCCTGCTTCTGTATGTCTCACAACCAGCCGATGCTGAAATCAGCGTTGGATACGACGGCCTTTCATGCCTGCTCCGGCATCGGTTGGACAAGGATAAAGGAGGTACCCCATGAACAGAGCCATCCGGATCAACGAACAACGTCATGCCCGCCGGCGCGACGCCTTCATAGAGGCGCTGGTGGGCGCGGCTAACGGATATTTTAAAATCTACTCCATCTATCTGGGCCACCGTTTAGGACTGTACAGGGGGCTGGCGGACCTCGAGGCCCTGACCTCCGGTGAACTGGCGGCCCGCACCGGCACCCACGAGCGGTATGTCCGCGAATGGCTGGAACAGCAGGCCGTGGCCGGCATCCTGGAAGTGGCGGACGAAACGGCGCCCACCCTTGAGCGACGGTATCGGCTGCCTTCCGGCCACGCCGAGGTCCTCATCGACCGCGAGAGCGTCAACTACCTGGCCCCGCTGGCCCAGGCCGCCGTGGGGGTGGCGCGTCCTCTCGAGGCCCTCGAGGCTGCTTTTCGAAGCGGTGGCGGCGTACCCTTTGCCGAATACGGTGAAGAGCTCCGCCGGGGCGTGGGCGAGCTGAACCGTCCCCTGTTTCTGTACCAGCTGGGCAGGGAATACCTCCCGTCCATCCCCGACATCCACCGGCGGCTCCTGGCTGATCCGCCTGCGCGGGTGGCGGATATGGGCTGCGGCACCGGCTGGTCCGCCATCGGCATGGCGCAATCCTACCCCGGGATCCACGTGGACGGCTTCGACGTGGATGCGGCGTCCATCACCGACGCCCGCGACAACGCCCGAAATGCCGG harbors:
- a CDS encoding MarR family winged helix-turn-helix transcriptional regulator, which produces MPFQDCICFRLGKAARKVTKAYRDEIGEYGLTHGQFFLIVAIMEDEGLLPSELAEKTAQDRPTITGLLDRMEKVGWVERKADPKDRRSLRIYLGPRGNELRQPLLKLFEETNQKFIDRFSEKEWRLMQSFLVRLEQ
- a CDS encoding MBL fold metallo-hydrolase; protein product: MNRSWPIQLTDHVTVFGNEDFRHYLVGEYQDMLIECGVTASAARFAEQLSDAGRDAPDKLLVMHAHFDHVCGIPELKRRFPNAEVLASSAAARVLDNPKVIAGFFDQDRKVAGYPETGASGANAGCSERIAVDRIVNGGDRITLKGGEHLELIAAPGHSPCGLAAWFEKDRVLFVSDALGFQISDDMIFPVFFHAYQAYIETIERLAKYPAEVLAFPHERIWRGKDVKAVFERALSAARNVREEIVSAADEGRDLSGLKAVLFDRFYRGKLQIYTPENIRLCVDLLVRRSLQDR
- a CDS encoding DUF2179 domain-containing protein; protein product: MMFDPHILLTGVVVFLARICDVSIGTVRTIVTVQGRTGIAFTLAIFEITIWVTVAGTVINQIGDKPLLVIFYAFGYATGNVVGIIVERKLAFGTTILRIITPNAGMAIASHLRDKGQPVTLFKGEGMYGPVDVLYIACRRQDLKWILPEVQRMDPELFYVIEKVRDISKVLRPASSLVGGWRSVGKRK
- a CDS encoding class I SAM-dependent methyltransferase, coding for MNRAIRINEQRHARRRDAFIEALVGAANGYFKIYSIYLGHRLGLYRGLADLEALTSGELAARTGTHERYVREWLEQQAVAGILEVADETAPTLERRYRLPSGHAEVLIDRESVNYLAPLAQAAVGVARPLEALEAAFRSGGGVPFAEYGEELRRGVGELNRPLFLYQLGREYLPSIPDIHRRLLADPPARVADMGCGTGWSAIGMAQSYPGIHVDGFDVDAASITDARDNARNAGLDHRVRFEVRDAGDPDLTGAYDLVTAFECVHDMSDPVAGLTTMRRLAGSRGSVIVMDERTGERFTTADNPIEQFLYGFSVMGCLPSAMAEQPSAATGTLMRPDTLRQYARQAGFRDIEILPVENDFFRFYRLNV